GCTCGCGAACGACGCGCTCCATGCGGCTGAGGCCGGTGCGCACCTGGTTCTGGATGAGCTCGCCGACCGCGCGGATGCGGCGGTTGCCGAAGTGGTCGATGTCGTCGACATCCAGCGTGATCTCGACCGGCTTGCCGTCGCGGACACCGTTCAGCTTGGTCTGGTTGTCGTGCAGCGCAACCAGGTACTTGATGGTCGCGATGATGTCCTGCACCGAGAGGACCGAGTCCTTCAGGCTGGCGTCGACACCGAGCTTGCGGTTGATCTTGTAGCGACCGACCTTGGCCAGGTCGTAACGCTTCGGGTTGAAGTAGAAGTTGTCGAGCAGCGCACGAGCAGCTTCAGCGGCAACCTGCTCGCCCGGGCGGAGCTTGCGGTAGATGTCCTTGAGCGCGTCTTCCTTGGAGAGGATCGAGTCCTTCTCGAGGGTGAGCTCGATCGAGGCGTAGCCCTTGAACTCTTCGCGGATCTCGTCCGTGGTGAGGCCGAGCGCCTTGAGGAAGACGGTCACCGACTGCTTGCGCTTGCGGTCGATGCGCACGCCGACCTGGTCGCGCTTGTCGATCTCGAACTCGAGCCAGGCACCGCGGCTGGGGATGATGCGAGCGGAGTAGATGTCCTTGTCAGAGGTCTTCTCCTGCTGGCGCTCGAAGTAGACACCCGGCGAGCGGACCAGCTGCGACACGACGACACGCTCGGTGCCGTTGATGATGAACGTGCCGCGCTCGGTCATGAGCGGGAAGTCGCCCATGAACACGGTCTGGGTCTTGATCTCACCCGTCATGTGGTTCATGAACTCGGCGTTGACGTAGAGCGGCGCAGCGTAGGTCTTGCCACGCTCCTTGCACTCGTCGATCGAGTACTTCGGCTCTTCGAGCTCGGGGTTGGTGAACGAGAGCTGCATCGTCTCGCCGAGGTCCTCGATCGGGCTGATCTCCTCGAAGATCTCGTCGAGGCCGGTGTTCAGCCCGTCGCCGGTGGCGCCGGATTCAGCAGCACGCGCCTTCCACGCGTCGTTTCCGACGAGCCAATCGAAACTCTCCGTTTGCAGAGCGAGAAGATCGGGAACGGTCAGGGTGTCCGTAATCTTGGCGAACGAAAGCCGCGAAGCTGCACGGCCGTTCTTGGGGGACTGGTTGGTGGATGCGTTGCGCGCAGCAGCCAAGGAAATAACCTCCGTGGGCCCCGTCGGGCCATGGCATATCGGTAAGAAGGGAGCTCGGAGCGATCGGCCCCGCCGTTATACTCGGGGCGCCTGCCATCCGCAATATGAAGGCATGATTGATCTCGGAGCGCAAAAGACAATACTAGGATGTTTCGCCGCGCCGTGTCCACTCATTCCTTGACGATTTGCTGAGAGTCAGCTATAAGTCGGTCGGCGTTGGCCGGTTTCGGCGGGCTTCAGCGGGACTCAGCCGGCCAGCCTGCGCAGGTAGTAACGCATCGGCCAGCGGCGGATTGCGTCCGGCAACTTCGGGTAGACAACCCTGGTGACCCGGATCACCCTGTCGAAGCGCCGCTGCCGGGAGTCGTTCCAGACCAGGCCGAACAGTGCGCGCTGCTCGGGTGTGAGCAGCCCCACGGTGAGCAGCCGGACGAGCGGCATCGCGGCGCGCAGCCCGACCGGCAGCGCGGGCGGGGTCAGCAGGTCCCGCGCGACGGCTCGGGTGGTGACATCCGTTCGAAGCGTCGCGGATGTCTCGTCCCAATAGCGGCGGAAGGCAGCACGATCCGCCGGCCACATCTCGGCCGGCACCTGCAACGCGGTGCCGAGCGCGGCGTACTGGCGGTACAGCGCCTCCGCGGCCTGGTCATCGAGCGGCCCGAACACGAGTTCGTGCATGAGGGTCGCGGTGTCGTACAGGGTGGCGGCAACCCAGAGCTGCAGGGTCGGGTCGGTCGCGTCATAGCGCGGCGACTCCCCCTCGGCCGAGCGCACCGAACTGTGCACGGCGTTCACTCGGCGCACCACCTTCTGGATCAGCCGCTGGTCTCCGGAGGCAATCGCATAGACATAGGCCATCGTGCCGTGCAGGCGATCGAGTGGAC
The Diaminobutyricimonas sp. LJ205 genome window above contains:
- a CDS encoding oxygenase MpaB family protein; this translates as MPTRPAARALVDAADREPADIADLGGEAVLLAGGGRAILLQLAHPAVGRGVARHSDFVSRPLDRLHGTMAYVYAIASGDQRLIQKVVRRVNAVHSSVRSAEGESPRYDATDPTLQLWVAATLYDTATLMHELVFGPLDDQAAEALYRQYAALGTALQVPAEMWPADRAAFRRYWDETSATLRTDVTTRAVARDLLTPPALPVGLRAAMPLVRLLTVGLLTPEQRALFGLVWNDSRQRRFDRVIRVTRVVYPKLPDAIRRWPMRYYLRRLAG